In Flammeovirgaceae bacterium 311, one DNA window encodes the following:
- a CDS encoding Resolvase domain protein (COG1961 Site-specific recombinases, DNA invertase Pin homologs) translates to MQAVAYTRVSTSDQSTKRQVNDLKQVEGFQIVKVFSENVSGFSKSMEERVELQKMLKYIDKESIRCIMISEISRLGRNTRETLTLIHDLEEKDICLYIHNLGITLGADSEKDRIFNKLIITIISDIARMESESLSYRIKSGIRNRKAQGLTTGRLVGSNESKEKFLNKHKDIQKYLALGRSYPEIVKLCRCSMSTVHKVKTTLAEINEGEIAS, encoded by the coding sequence TTACACCAGAGTTAGTACCTCAGACCAATCCACTAAAAGACAGGTTAACGACCTTAAGCAGGTAGAGGGCTTCCAGATAGTAAAGGTTTTCTCAGAGAATGTAAGTGGGTTCTCTAAAAGCATGGAGGAGAGAGTAGAGCTGCAGAAAATGCTAAAGTATATAGACAAGGAGTCTATACGGTGTATAATGATTTCTGAAATATCCCGATTAGGCAGGAATACCAGAGAAACCCTTACCCTTATACATGACCTGGAGGAAAAGGATATTTGCCTTTACATCCATAACCTAGGCATTACCCTAGGGGCAGACAGCGAAAAGGACAGGATATTTAATAAGCTCATCATTACTATTATATCGGATATAGCTAGAATGGAATCAGAAAGCCTGAGCTATAGAATAAAGTCCGGTATAAGGAACAGGAAAGCCCAGGGACTAACGACCGGCAGACTAGTAGGCAGCAATGAGAGTAAGGAGAAGTTCCTAAACAAGCATAAGGACATACAGAAGTACCTTGCCTTAGGTAGGAGCTATCCTGAGATTGTAAAATTATGCCGTTGCTCTATGAGCACTGTACATAAGGTTAAGACAACTCTGGCAGAAATAAACGAGGGGGAAATAGCCAGCTAG